The genomic window GCTCACTCCAGTCATATAAGAGGCAGGACAGGATGGCTCTAGGGTCAAGTGTTCAGGGACTCAGGACCCTGatacttcctttctctgggcaaACAGGACTAATAGCGCAGGGTGCCCTCCCGAACACAacactcccctcaccccaaacctCTCAAGACTTCCCTTCTggacaaaaacaaaccaaggtGGATTCCCCACCTGTTTATCCTTGCCTGTGATGTCAGAAAAAACCCCTGGGGAGAAGGGGCCTCCAAAGACAGAATCTAGATAGGTATAAGCTAGAAAAGTTTCAATGTATATTCTGGCTCACACTTgcactctctctcttctctctctctccttcccctcctctctctctccttcacttctcccttcgtctttctctctatctccctcttcttccttctgtctctctcctccccttcctgtcTGTCCCCCTTTTTGTCTCTCTCATGCCCCCAATGTTTTTCTCAGCTTGGAGAATAGGTCATCAGAAATGAGAAGCTCCTTCCCCCAACGCTTATTACAAGTGGAGGTGGTCCCCCAAGTCAGGGTAGTGGCTACAGGTCCAATGTTCTAGACCTAAGCGATCTCAAGGAGAAAGATGAACAGACAAAAAGTCCAATATAACCCTACCACCCTAAGCAACAGCAGAGGGAGGGAGCCCAGAGCTGGAAGTGAGATGTCTGGGTTGTCCTGGAGAGCTCTTCCCTGGGTCCTGGGCCTAAATATCTCTAGTTCTTCACAGATGATCCTCTGTGAGGCCCCTCCTCTGGAAGATGTGAAGTAAAGCAACACACATAAAACTAAAATCAGGGTGTCATTTGGTGTGTGCCCTGCTCCCAGGTAGCCTAACCCTCTCCAACTGGCTCTGCCCAACAGCTCCTTTGGACACGCAGGGAAGGGTTTGGGGTGTCATTTTGAAAGACACTACGCCCACAGGCAGGAAATTTGGTTTTACCTGATTTCTTTCCACTGCAACTTGAACCCAGTTACTGTGGATTATTAAATCACCTGCTTGACTTCACAGGACTGAGAGGGGATCAGCCTCggaaactaataataatagctccaaTTTCTGTAATACTTGacggtttacaaaacactttccttaaaACAACTATTATCACTGTTGTTgccactttccagatgaggaaactgaggctccaagaagtCTGCCTTCTGGtttaaccaaggtcacatagctagtaagtgtcagagctgagactcaAACTTGGGTCCCTTCTCACCCCAAGCTGACTCCAGATTGTCTCCTCAACTCAGAGGCCCCAAAGATTTCCCCAAGACATGCCTGCTTTCCCAAGTGGATCCAGGACTAGGAAGAGAGTGACCAACAGACTTCTAAGAAAGGCTTCTGATCTCACCTGGAGAGAGAACGTGCGAACAGGAGCTCTCAGCCAGCCCCCACCCAGCCCCAACTTCCCCCACAAAGGAGCATACCAAGCTACAGAGATCTGGTCTAACCAGCTCTTGCCAGGTCAGGCACAGgttctctgtgaccttggaaggCTCAGTTCTGCCCAATCTCATCTCTGGCTGCCCATCCCGCTAAGGATCCACCATCCCCTCCTCAGTTACTGATCTGGCCAGATGATTTAATCTGAACAAAAAGAGACCAACAACTCAGGGGGAAGGGGGTGAGTGCCTCTGCTTTGAGGTTAGGGAGGAagactttcttcttcctccccactccctagGAAGAGATAGCTGGGCTGTTCCTAGAAAGGAGCAGGCCTGGAGCTGAGTCCCCAGGGGTGGAGAGGGTAGGGGCCATGCCCAGTACCACCCTAGCCACAAGACCCACAGCTCCTTCCTCCGGGCTCCCCCATTCTCACCCTATTTTCTTTCAACACCTTCCCAGCAGTTGGCATCCCTCAAATCTCAATGCCCTataacctcagaggtcacctaggtccatcctcatcttacagatgtgTAAGGCTCACCCAAGATCCCCGCAGCAAGTGGTAGCCAATCTGGAAGTAGTTCCCAGGTCTTTTGTCTTCTTAACTCAATAGAAGCCTTGACCCCTGAGACCACTGAGCTTtaagtggggaagggagagaggatgaAGGAAACCCAGtcccctctcccatcccattCTCTTCTGGCTCCCTTCGATCATGAATGGATTCTCTGAGGGGGACAGAGATgagagtggaggaaggggagaagtaggatgggaagagaaagaagacaagagaaagggaaggagaaagagaaaggggataaaaaagcaaaagggaagggaaggaggcctggggaagagggagcaaatgaaggaggggaaactgaggaacgAAAGAAGACTGTAGAGGAAGAGAGtgtagagaggaaggaagaaggcaggaaagaagaaacagatgggaaagaaaaggacaaaggaaaagaagggggaagagagagagggtagaaaaggagaaaatcccAGGATCCTAGATTTCAAGATGGAAAAGAGCTTTCTAGGTTATCTAGTCcctctcctttattttatattcgaggaaacaggcctagagaggatgtgacttgaccaaagtcaccaGGGGAGCcagagccaggattggaacccaggtcttttgactacacatccaggactctttccacagCATCCCATTGGGAGCACTCaaaaggaaagacaagaaaaacacagtagggaagagagggaaagcaggaaggaggaggggaagatgaaggaggatgatagaagatgGACAAGAGCAGAGGGAACAGAGAGAGATCAAGGACAgagggatgaggagaaagaagggaggaaagaagaaaagggaaggggaagggccagggaaaggaagaaggatgagAGGAATGGGAATAAAGAGGAAGCTAAAGCAGTGTGAAGCTGGTCCAGATAATACTCCTGGTGTGGGGAGAGGGCAGATCCCTTCACCTCACCCCCAGCTTCCAGGACACAGAGGCTGGGCCTCCATCCTAATCTCTAGCTTCTAGGATACAGAGACTGGTTCTCGATCCCAACCCCCAACTTCTAGGACACAGAGGTTGGGGCCTCCATCCTGCCCTGCCCTGGCCCACTCAGTTTCCCCTCAAtttaactcaataaacatttgttcccCCTTCACAGGACTCAGACCTACCCCACATCTCTGGAGGCCTCAGTCCCCATTCCAACCTGCTCTTTGTTCAAGCCTCCTGGGAGAAGGAAGgtttgaaaggaaatgaaaggaggTAATTTAACCAGAAGAGTGAGGGGAAGagtaaggaagggaggagaggcagGGATCTTGGGGTAAGGAAGGGGAAAACCAGACCCAGAGAGCCCCTATCCCTTCCTGCGGAACCAGCCCAGCCCCTCCAGGCAGCCTTTGTGAGTTCCAGAGCTGATCTAGGGCCAGCTCCAGCCTGTGGGCACAGCCAGACCTCCCTGAGCCCtgtgccttccttcctttattcccttAGTGACCCCTCTCAGTCCCAGGAAGAAGCAGCAGTCTCTCATCCTCTTGTGCTCAATGAAGTTCTTCCAATGGGGTCCTATCACCCCAAGATCATGGACTGGGAGGCACTGGGCAGAGATGGACCCATGCCAGAGATCCTGACAGTATGGCTGCCTGCTCAGGCAACAGTCAGTGACTCAgccagggggaggaggaaaaggacaaGGTAGAGGTAAAGGGTCAAGAGAAGAAAgacaagaggaaaggaggaggctggATGATCACAGGATACAAAGAGCTCCCAGGTGAGAGCCGGGACTCCTAGTCTCCTTCCCTGACTCACCCTGGGCTCCACAATGTAACCTGGAGTGAATCACTTCCTGTCTGTTCCTTGTCTACACCTTCACTTATTTCCTGGGAACAGACCCTGGTAAAAAGAATGGTTTGTTGttggttgtttatttttttaaagcattttgatgTAGCAgaatatctgggttcaaatcctactctgTTATTTAGTAgttagagcaagtcacttaatgctctctaggcctcagtttccctcatccataaaatgaggatcaaatgatcttTAAGTTTCCCTTTTAGTTCCAAAAATAGGCAGCCAGTGTTTCTAACCCCAGGGGTTCATTATGGACTGGCATCCCCATAGAAAATACAAAAGGGGCAGAAGGAGGGTAATGGAAAGAAGCCTGGGGGCGAGTTAGGAGCCTTGGGTCCtagtcttggctctgctcctgactAGTTGTATAACTTTTGTCATTtatctctctagacctcagtttccttttttgtcaaatggggataatgatccTTTATCCCACAGGGGTGCTGCAAGAATGATATGAAGCTATCAAACAGAAGTCTTGAAAAGAAAAGAGTTTTGGCCAGCTGGAAGATGTGGGGCATTGTTATTAAAAAGGCAAAGGGGCTCCCCTGCCCTCCGTCCTTCCCTGAGCCCCTTGGGGCTAGCCCCAGCCTAGGTCTTACCTTTCTGCAGGTGGATGATGTCAGGAAAGTTGGAGAGCAAGCCCTGGTACAGGGAAAGGCGGTCTAGCATCTGGAAGAGGTCATTCCTGGGCTGCTCAGCAAACATCTCGCCCACAGTCTCGTAGGTCTTGCCCGTGTGGGAGATGGCATTGTTGAGGGCATCCGAGCTGTAGGGGGGGTCCAGCTGGAAGGAGTAGCTGATGGCCTGGAAGGCATTGCCCAGCTTCTGGAACTCCTTGCGGAAGCCACCGATGTGCTTGCGCACAAGCTCCGAGGCCACGTTGGTGAGCTGCAGCACACTGTCGTCCATCTTCTTGCTGAAGGCCTTGAAGGCATCCACTCGATCCTCCACATCCTGGAGGTCCTGGTGCTCAGTGGGGATCTGGAAAGTCAGGAGGAAGCTGGCCCCCACCATCTCATCCTTCTCCGCCCGCCGCTTGCCCATCTTCCACTGCTTGTCATCCAGGCAGCTCAGGAAGTGCTGGAAGCCCTCATACTGGGATAGCACAGGATGGCTAGTCATGTGATCCATCCAGAGGATCAGCCTGCGCTTGCGCTTCTCAATAAAGTCCTCTTCAAAACGGCCTGTGGCCTGCTTCTCAGGCAGGTGAGGCACCGAGATCACCGTGAACTTGTGTAGCAGCCGGTTGTAGAGCCAGTCAAAGTGCTTGTAGCGCCTATAGACGGGCGAGCCCACGTGGCTGGGTGTGAGTTTATAGGAGATGTAGCTTTTGATGCCCTTGAACTTGGTCTGTTTGGTGGGGTCTTCCACGGAACAAGCAAAGGGGTGGGGGCTGGCCTTCCACTGAGGACCTTTGGGACCCATTTCAATGTAGTAGGCCTCAGCAATCTTGGCCATCATGGGAACGTCACCCAGGATGAAGGCCTCCACGCCTGAGCGGACAAAGCAGGAGAAGCGGTTCAGATTGCGCCCAACCACACTACCCCGCTTGCCAGAGGCAGTGCTGTCCTGGCGCTCTAGGGGTGGCTTGGGCCGGAAACTAATATGTTGGTTGGGGTAGGCACCAGGATAGGACAAGTTGAGAGGGGGGTGCCCATTGGTACCCAGCCCAACACCCCGTGGTTCCTCCACCACGGTGCCCCCATCATCCCAATCATCCcagtcttcatcatcatcttcaaagCTGCCCTGGTGAGACATGACGCCCGTGTTGACCACAGGGGCAACGTAGAAAGAAGTCTCATTGCTGGGAGAGCTAGCTGGACTGTTTGAATAATCTGTATAGTTGGAGTCAGAACGACATCGGACGATCTCCACATAGGAGGCAGGGAAGAGTCCAGTCTCCCCCCGGCTGTTCTTCCCCTGCAGCCATCCATCCAAGGAGGTCTCACTGAAGACCACCAGCTCTTCATCTTGCTGGATGCTGATCTCCTCTTTGTTTTCACTCTGGAAGTCATAAAGTGCTCGGCCTTTCAATGCCATGGCTGGGGTTGGGTTTTTTGATAGGGAAGGAAAGTCTAAGGGAAAGGCAAAAGGGAAGAGGGTGCAGCTCAGACCCCAAGTAAACTTAAGTAGGGACAGGGCCTTCTGACATGCACatccagaaacacacacacacagtcaccaAGGATCCACAAGCTTGTGCCTTTACTCTCAACACAGGCCAGAAGTTCGAGTGTGGCCCTTGCATTCCACACAGTTCTCACTCCCTTGGTGGAAAGTGACATAGCCCAGAGAGGGGATCAAACAGTCTGCTCCCATACGACTCTGGTTTGGTCCTAGGTGACAACACAGGCCAGAGAAGGAGGTCCTGCCAGGATACCATCACCTCTTAGGTACTCATCTCACAGTCTCCATCTGGcctcctgttttcccacagcctgTTCTGGGCTGCAATTTTACATCTCTTTCCACCCTAAGcctcccaaaagggaaaaaaaaaatcacacctaGATACCAGCACTGTAAAACAAGGGCCAAGAAGGCAAAGAATGTACTTTAAGTGAGAACAGTGccccaagaaaaaaaatagtttaaaatgaaaagtaactAACAGTTAACTCCCTCCAAAAGCTACTCAATGGTTGGTTTTCTAGTGGGGAGTATCTTAagcattttttgctttctttcttcctttcctcgtCTTAGGAATTGGgcttaaaaaaattccaaaaagcCCAAGAGGGGTAAAAGGAAAACCTAACAAGGCTGAAATAAATCCAAGAGTGGACGCCTCCCTCCGGCTTCCCAACAAGATccggaggaaaaaaaaacacaacaacaatccaAGGCTTACACAAGACCTCGGGAAAATTCACGTGAACTTTCAGATCAAAACAGACCATGCAGCAAACCTGGATCCAGAGAAAAAGGAGGGTCTTGGGGAAGTTCCTTTGGGTCCCTGAACCCTTGGCTTGAACACTTGTCCTCCCTCTCCACACACCActacccccaccaaaaaaaaaaacacctcctCCCTGCCTTCGGAGGGAGGCTGGGAGGAATCAAAAAGGTACTGGAGGAACCCCTCAGCTGGATTCTTTTGGAATCTTTTGTTTGCTTAATTCTTGGTCAGTTTCCACCCGCCTGAAACTGACTCGACGCAAAGAGCCAGGAACTTGGGAGCCAGACCAAAGTACTCAGAGGAAAGTCCCGGATAAAATCAATCATTAAAACACCAACCAACTCACCCACCACCAACAACAGTGGGCACAAGGACTCTCCGCCAAATCCGCTCGGAGGGGAACAAAACGCAAATTCCACACTCACaaacacgcagacacacacagagtggtATTTctcaaaaaaaggcagaagagttGGGAACGAGGTGTGATTCTGTCGGCTCCTCTCCGAGTCCCTGCTGGGCAGTGATCGGCAAACCTTTTCCCAGGAATGAGAGGCACCCCAACAATCCACTTTGCAACGACTACAAGAAgctagctttaaaaaaatgcaattccGGGTTCTTGTGTCCAGAGGGGGAGGGATgattggagaggaagggagggagagaaggatggatgaagggagggagactcgcagggagggcagaggagagaaagcCGCCAGAGGAGTTCAGCAAAAACAGAGGCACTTCCGTTTGGACTGAGGGATggcaaggagagggagggaggcagtcCCCGGCGCAGCGCCGGGGGAGCAGGGTGGCCCCAACTCAGCTGCCCACCTGCGCTCGCAACCCTCTGGGCGCGCGGCCGGCACTGGGGCTCCCTTCACTCCATCTTGTAGCCGCCCACCCGCAAACACCCCCAAGCACGCCCGCACTCTCTCCCTCGCCGAGGCCGAGGACTCGGGGACCCGCTCCGGGAAGGATACTAAGTGGTGGAGGGAGAAACAGGAGCTGGGGTTCGACGGTCTGGGAGTGGCGAAAAAGGGGCCGGAGCCCTGGCCCCGGTTGCCCCGCGGGAAGCCGATCCCTTCCTCGGCGCAACTTAGAGCAGCTGCAAACGCCTCGGGAGGGCAGCAGGCAGCTCGAGCCCCGGCGGGTCGGCGCTGCCGGCGTGGAGGAGGTGTCCGTCTGCCTGGGCTCCCTAGGCCGATATGCCCAGTCCGGTCTTCCCAGGCTCTCGCAGAGTAGTAGCCCACACACCCACACCGGTCCTGGGTCTGGGCCGGTAGGTCAGGGGAGTTCGCACGGCTTCTCGCCTCCTACTCTCCCGATCACCCTCCAACCTTTTCCATGACGCAAGAGGAGGAGAAACTCGGAAAGTTTGCTAAGCTCGGGAGCGAAGCGTCGGGAGCAGGCAAACCGAGGGCAGCCAAATCGGCCTCCCGGGCGCCCTCTAGAGGCAGCCTCAGAGGAGAGGGCCGTGGGGGTGGGAGTCGGGGTAGCcactgcctcctggctttccagAGGAGGGGATGGAGGACAGGGGAATGAtggcagagaggaaagaaactgCATTATAGGTGTCTGTAATGGAATCAAAGTAAGCTGAAAAGGTCCCCAGTACCCAGCGAGTCCAACTTctgtattttacaaataaggaaaccgagACCCAAAGAGGTGAACAAAAAGcggcaacaagcatttaagtacttGCTGAGTGCCTAGCACTATGTTATTCGctggcaaagtgacttgcccagagtcccacggGTGGGATTTCGATGGCCTCTGAACCACGCTGCCAGCGTTTAGATCTGTCAGGCTATCtactccaaccctttcattttacagttggaggaATTAAGAAGCTTGATGACTTCATCACAACCACACAGGGAATGGTTAGGATTTCTATCCATGGCTTCTCAGTCCAAATCCAGTACTCCTTTTATGTCATATAAAGGCACAGACTTAGACCTGGAAGATGACCTCTAGGCCATCTCCCTCCctttaaatgagttgtccaagaTAATAATCgttagtcaggatttgaacccaaaaaCTCCAACTCCAAGACTGGGGTCTCTGGCCACTGAACTATACTATACCACAAGGCCATAGATTTAAGAAGTCACCCACTCCAATCCtccctttacagataagaaaaatgtctTAGTTACTTGACTAAGATTGCTCAGTTGGCAAGTATATAACTCCTCTCAGCCCAAATCCGGGCTTCTCTGTATCTATTTATGTCAGTCAACAAACGTTATTgctcacctactatgtgccaggccctgtgctaagtcctggggatacaaagaaaggcaaaagactgtccctgttctcagggatctcacatgcaaacaactatgtgccaaAACAATAgtcaggataaataagaaataatcaacagagggaaggcaaggCGAAGGCCAGCCAGGCAAGGCTCTGTGCAGAAAGTGGGACTTGGGATGAGACCTCAAGGAAGCCAGGGACCCTGgagagcagagaggaggagggctAGACTTCCAGACATTGGGAAGAGCCAGTGAGAATGCCTAGAGCCCAGAGAGGAAATGTAATGGCTGAGGAAATACCCAGAGGCCAGTGTCACAAAATATATGGAGTGGGGtaagtataagaagattggagaggtggaggaaggacCAGGCtaggaaaggctttaaatgccagaggattttctatttgatcttggagatgtttgggagccactggagtttactgagtaagggtGGAGAGGAGGTGCCATGCTTGGAGCAGCCCTTCAGAATCGTAAacttagacctggaagagaccttagaagcaatctggtccaaacccctcattttatagttaaggaaactgagaccccattGAGGTTGTGACATAATTGTGACAAGGTCACAATGTAGCAAGTGACAGGGGCacaatctgaactcaggtcctctgacttcaaatcctgtgaACTTTCCATGTATtattacattaaataaaaatagtGACAACTCCTTCTTCCTCCAGAAATTGCTTTGTtcttagtagacacttaataaagatTTGCTTACAGATTGATTATCTGTGTAcctgttattttctttctgtgcAAAGTAAACTCCAGAATGTCTTGAATCCTCTACATGTTAAGCTgaattattttttgcctttctatccccAGCCACCTAGCACAGCCAATTTCTTGGATGTAGCAGATGttgaatgtttgctgaattgatttGTTAGGGTTATGGAAAAAACTTGGTATTTCAATCATGGTTCTGCAAGTTATTCAGTTTGGACTGGTGATGACCtattaaccaatcaatcaacaagcctttattgaCTATCATCTGTGTGTAGAGCTAGGTGAGAAACCCAGGAGGAGCAAATATCTCCCTTGCCTCAGGGaaccctcaatctggtttggcAAAGGAGCTGCACAAAGGTAGTTCAAGTCTCCATTAGTTAGGACTATACTTGGATTTCAGAAAAGGTCAGGACAGTGGGAGGAAACTCCATAGGATGGTGGACCTGCTCGGGGCTTTGGAGCAAGGCCCAGGGCCAGATCTTGGCTCTGCTGCTTCTTAAAACTGGGTCGAGGACAAGTCATCTATCTAATCTTTCAGATGTTCAGTCTTCTGTAACATGAAGGATTAGGCTAGATCTGAGGACCAAAATGTTCCCTAAGGGCCCTTCCATCTGAAACACTTTGTGGGATGGGGAGGACACAATGTTCTTGGTCAACACAGCATGAAAGAAGACTGGAGGGAGTACCCTCAGGAGGCCCAGCCTCCAGCTCCTCAATGTTAGCTATAGATAGAAGGGTAGTCAGATAGAACGATGAAAAGATAAGGTGGGCACAGATTGGAGAAAGCCTTGGAGAACCTCTGCCACAAGAGTTTCAGTTTGGTGAGATAACACACACGGGGAGTCCCGGACAGCTACAGTTTTCATAGTTTGGAGCAAGTACATCATCAGTAAAATTCAACAGACATCTCTTGCTTCAGCCCAAAGGGGCATCAGTGTAGTGTTATGGAATCTTCCAAATCTGTCCCTTACTTAACATTCCCATAGCAACTTCACAGTAGATACCACCTGATAGTATCACCACCTGCCTGGACTGCATCCTCACaggtctctccctccctctccactcacccaatttgaatgctttttttttttttggaggtaatcagggttaagtgactcacacagtaagccaaatttgaactcag from Notamacropus eugenii isolate mMacEug1 chromosome 1, mMacEug1.pri_v2, whole genome shotgun sequence includes these protein-coding regions:
- the SNX33 gene encoding sorting nexin-33 is translated as MALKGRALYDFQSENKEEISIQQDEELVVFSETSLDGWLQGKNSRGETGLFPASYVEIVRCRSDSNYTDYSNSPASSPSNETSFYVAPVVNTGVMSHQGSFEDDDEDWDDWDDGGTVVEEPRGVGLGTNGHPPLNLSYPGAYPNQHISFRPKPPLERQDSTASGKRGSVVGRNLNRFSCFVRSGVEAFILGDVPMMAKIAEAYYIEMGPKGPQWKASPHPFACSVEDPTKQTKFKGIKSYISYKLTPSHVGSPVYRRYKHFDWLYNRLLHKFTVISVPHLPEKQATGRFEEDFIEKRKRRLILWMDHMTSHPVLSQYEGFQHFLSCLDDKQWKMGKRRAEKDEMVGASFLLTFQIPTEHQDLQDVEDRVDAFKAFSKKMDDSVLQLTNVASELVRKHIGGFRKEFQKLGNAFQAISYSFQLDPPYSSDALNNAISHTGKTYETVGEMFAEQPRNDLFQMLDRLSLYQGLLSNFPDIIHLQKGAFAKVKESQRMSDEGKMDQDEADGIRKRCRVVGFALQAEMNHFHERRVLDFKHMMQSYLRQQILFYQRVSQQLEQTLRMYDNL